The window TCTCGACGGCATCGCCTTGGAAAATGGGGTCATTGTGCCATGCATACTGGTGTGCGTGCACGAAGACCGCAATATCGGGCAGGTTGTCGTAGTTGTCGATGATATAGGTGAGGTAGACCATGACCTCGTGGCCCTTATTCTTGGGCACATGCAGTACTGCGGTGGGATCGTCGACCCAATAGACCGCGGTGCCATACTCGGGCAGCTGTTCTTCCATCCAGGAGGTATCCTCGTATCTCGTGCGCGGCGCGACGATGATTTTCGTGTACTCCTGGCCCGGCGGCTTGGGGATGCCGGGCTCGAAATGGGGATGCGGCGCGAAGAGGTTTTTCTGTTCCTTGGCTTTCGGGCGCGCCATCGTGATATTCCATGTCCCGTTCAACGACATCCCAAACCGCGATTCCTGGCTGAAATCACCACCCTGGCCAATTACGTCCCCCATGCCGACGACCTGCCCCATCTTGCCCCATGGTCGCGAGAGTTGGCGGGCCGtaaagaagaaggcgacgaagaagcacaGGCCGAGCAGGGGGACTACCCGCCGTGAGAGAATCATCGGTCAAGATCGGCGTAGTAATTAGATAGCGAATAAGAATAGCTTCGGCGATATAAGTCTGTCGCACGAGATGACTGTCAGCTTGGCACGGGGCAGAGATATAATGACCGGGAGAGGTGAGGATCTCATTCGCCACATCGCCCAGGGGACATGTAGATGCTAGGCCGAATATCCAACACAGCTAGAAGGGGTCTCGGCCAGAAAGGAGTTCGTTGCAACGTACTTGCGACTCAAAGAACCAGCATTGGGCCGACCATTGGCCTGCAAGCGCAGCGAGGGTATCAAGGGCCCGCTAATAGGGGCGACCGTCGGGTTCCGGGATATCCGAAAGAGCGCGAGCGAGGAGAAAATGCGCCCTCGAAGAAAAATTGAATATACAACCAAAGGGAAAAATCAGAAAGAGGGTAAGAAGACAAGCTGACCCGACTGTCAGACAGGGTCAAGGGAAAATCCTATGACGAGTGGCGGCCAGTGAGACCAAATTAGGGCTGCGCGGGGGGCCGAGCCAGTGAAAAGACCGGGCACCGGTGGAGCCCCCCAGTCCACTACAGTTGCACGGATGATGACGAAGGGACAACAGGGTTCGAATTCCGGTGCTGATGTGGACTGACTGGCGGACAACACACAATCATAATAACCCTGGCGCGGAATGAGAAATGGTGTCGGTCTGGAATGTGAGTAGAATCGCAAACCCCCCAAAGTGGGCAACACGTATTCTCGACCCAATTGGTGCAATGCGGCTGACGATCGCCCCCTGATCGGCCCGTGTGAAGATGGCCACGAATCGACACCCACGCGGTCGAGGCTTGAGCGCCTCACAAGCCACGATAGCTGGCCAAGACGGCACTACGGGAAATGTATACAATCGGGACAACAAAATTTGGTATAGACGGTCTGACTTATAGACACGGAATTTGGGTATGATATTTTGCTCATAAACGCCATGCAAAGTGGGGGAAGCCAAATGAGAGGCGGGAAATAATACAAGGGAGTCTGAATTCAGGCTCCATCGtcagctgcttcttccacGGTGGCAGCGCGTCCCTTGCCCTTGGAAGGGGACTCGGAGTCGGAACCGGAGCCGGATCCCCAGGAAGGCGGAGCGGCGGAGGAAGGCCCTGCAGGAGGCTGCTCAGAGGGAATGTCAGTCCATTCTTGCGAAGGTGATTCTGCGCGATGGATTGTCGATGGGACATTGGGCGTAGACTGCCAGTTGGACGGGGTGTCAGCCACCGGAGCCGTTGTCGCTATACTAGCACCGGTGTCAACCGTAGACGCCTCGGGTTCTTCGCTGCTTTGGGGAGGAACAGGGGCCTCGGGGCCAGGAACAGGTTGAGGAGCTGTGGCACTGTCTGAAGCCGGCTGGGCCGCCGAAGATTCTGGGACGGTAGGCGCAGGATCCGTACCTTGGTCGCTGGGATGAAGAGGAACAAGAGTCCATCCTTGTGGTAGAGTAAGTCCTTCTGGAAGACGGGCATCATCGGAGCCCATGGCTGACATGGCCGGGTTGGAGACAAACTGATGGCGGATAGTGGTAGAAGTGGTTACAGATGATGGAGCAGGAACAGAGGTTGAAGGCGTTGGCTGTGGCGGAACGGCAATCGTAGGTGTCGGTTGGGGCGCCAAAGAAGCTTGCTGAAGCCGGATTTGGTTCAGCTCCATTTGGAGATGGCGAACATGATGTAGCCGCTCCGTGGCAATACGGAGGCTGTTGATCTCCTCCGTGATCTGTTGTTCGATACGTTCCAACTGCTGATGGATACTGGTGATGTTCGACGTCCCCGGAGCTGTGGCCTCTGGCGCTGGTGGGCGTCGtccaaagccaaagccaaAGCCGATCTGGCGTACACCGGGAGGGTTCCCATTGTCCGCTGGTGGTAATGGAGCATTGCCTCGGTGGATTTGCTGGTGGAGGTTCTGAAGGAGGTCTCCACGCACAGCCCCAAAGCCGATCCGGAAGGGTCCGAGCTGATAGACCCGAGCACGGGGTTGTTCCTGTCCCTGGGCACCTGGCTGTCCCCCAGCTTGGTTGAAAGGCTgggcaccaccgccgccatTACCGGGGGCGTTATTGATATCAACAGCACCTCGGGCGCCTGATGGCACTACCACCGGACGTCGGCAGGTGGGGCAGTTCTGTTGCCTTTCAAGCCAGCTTCGGAGGCATGCAAAGTGTAGGATATGTCCGCATGGTAGTTTCTTAGGGCGAAGACGGTCAGGCACGCGTTGCTGAGCTCCTGCTGCCGGTGGTTGCTGACCAACGTTCTCAGGAACATCAGCAGCCGGTTCCACCGAAACCATCTCTTCCCGGCAGATAATGCACACTTCTTCTCTAGCGACCTCTTCCGCTGTAGCGTTCGGATATCTTTCATCCATGTCCCTGGTCGCATTGCGATAGCGCAGGAAATCCATGATTCGCCGACCAAACGAGCGGATCGTGACGACAACATCCCGCAGGATGTGAATCGGCAAACCGTAGAAAGtgatgagaatggcaaaGAATGTCAGGTAGACCGAGAGCTTCAAGAAATCAGTCAAAAGGTCCAGGTAGAAAACCCATCGGCCTTTCTCCTCCCATCCTGGAACATCaatttccatctcgtcgacgtcgtTCTCGTTTGGCAGGTCGGTGGGAGGAGCACTAGCCCCAGAAATGGCGTGTTGTCGGATAGCTTCCGCGCGAGCTTCACGGATCTCAGCTCgccgctcctccatcttgtTCTTCACTTGCTGGCGGGTGATATAGATCTCAACCAAGGCAATCGCATACCGAGCAGCAGTCGAAGTGGACAGGATGGTCAGAATGGCAAATTCAAAGCCAAACATCACCATCATATCCGGTCTCGCTTGATCCAGCACCGTCGTGACGCAGTAATTCAGCATGAACGAGTCGAACAAGACCGAAAGCACCAACGAGGCCGCCAACCGCGTATGAAACAGGCGCGGATTTGCCGGTGGTTGTTGTTCCAGATACTCCACGCGGCCTTCTCCAATCCAACCCCAGACTTTGCCGACCAAGAGGGAGATGAACATCACCAGAAACCAGCCGCCTAGCTCTCCCCGGAAGATGGTCATCGCCAGACATGTCTCCGTGATGGCGAACCATGCCCGCTCGTAGAGTTGTTCGGTCTCGATAGCTCTCAGAGGGCCATAGAGCAGCCGCTGGAGccagaagaggaggaatccGGAGGCGAGAAGACACAGGTTGGTCAGGATCTAGGTGTTTGAGATGAGAACGCGTTAAGTCACTGAGGGTCAGCTCAACTCACCATGAGATTCGCGCTGCTTTGAGAGAGGTATACGCAGGCCGCGTAGAAGTTGGCTCTCTGATGGATGGCCTTCAAAAACACACCCGTGGCCAGGGCCACCGAAGCCTGCAAACGAGTGTCAGCGCGGATGCTTCGCGTTTCCAATCGTGTCACTCACCCCGGCGTACGCAGCTATCCTCATGACTGTTGACTACTTCTGGTCGAGAATCatgagaaaaagaaagagccTCGACAGGGCAAACAACGCGGAGCCGTTCAGGCAATGAATGACGATCTGGACAGCTTTCACTCCGCATCTTATGTCAGCCGGGAGCACGTGCCCGGCAGTGTACAGTACTCGGG of the Penicillium psychrofluorescens genome assembly, chromosome: 1 genome contains:
- a CDS encoding uncharacterized protein (ID:PFLUO_002036-T1.cds;~source:funannotate); the protein is MRIAAYAGASVALATGVFLKAIHQRANFYAACVYLSQSSANLMILTNLCLLASGFLLFWLQRLLYGPLRAIETEQLYERAWFAITETCLAMTIFRGELGGWFLVMFISLLVGKVWGWIGEGRVEYLEQQPPANPRLFHTRLAASLVLSVLFDSFMLNYCVTTVLDQARPDMMVMFGFEFAILTILSTSTAARYAIALVEIYITRQQVKNKMEERRAEIREARAEAIRQHAISGASAPPTDLPNENDVDEMEIDVPGWEEKGRWVFYLDLLTDFLKLSVYLTFFAILITFYGLPIHILRDVVVTIRSFGRRIMDFLRYRNATRDMDERYPNATAEEVAREEVCIICREEMVSVEPAADVPENVGQQPPAAGAQQRVPDRLRPKKLPCGHILHFACLRSWLERQQNCPTCRRPVVVPSGARGAVDINNAPGNGGGGAQPFNQAGGQPGAQGQEQPRARVYQLGPFRIGFGAVRGDLLQNLHQQIHRGNAPLPPADNGNPPGVRQIGFGFGFGRRPPAPEATAPGTSNITSIHQQLERIEQQITEEINSLRIATERLHHVRHLQMELNQIRLQQASLAPQPTPTIAVPPQPTPSTSVPAPSSVTTSTTIRHQFVSNPAMSAMGSDDARLPEGLTLPQGWTLVPLHPSDQGTDPAPTVPESSAAQPASDSATAPQPVPGPEAPVPPQSSEEPEASTVDTGASIATTAPVADTPSNWQSTPNVPSTIHRAESPSQEWTDIPSEQPPAGPSSAAPPSWGSGSGSDSESPSKGKGRAATVEEAADDGA